In the Desulfuromonadales bacterium genome, AGGGCCGCCAGAAAGCCGATGACCACCGAGGGGATGGCCGCCATGATCTCCACCGTCGGCTTGATCATCTGCCGCAGCCGGGGACTGCCGAACTGGCTCGTATAGATGGCGCCGAACAGGGCCAGCGGCACGGCGAGGAGCATGGCGTAGAAGGTCCCCTTGAGGGTCCCGAAGATGAGGGGGGTGAGGCTGAATTTCGGCTCGAAGTCGTCGCTGGCCGACGACGACTGCCAGACGTGCGCCGGCGCCGGATATCCCTCGTACCAGACCTTGCCGAAGAGGGTGCCGAGGCTCACCTCCGGGTGCGGATTGTCGACCGTCCAGAGGGTTGCCTGGCCGTCGGCGGCAACGGCGAAGACGCCGTTGCCGCGGGCGGAAAAAGCAAAATGGCGGAGGGCGCCCGCCCCCTCGAGAGCCAGCAGATGCCGCTCGCTGGTCATATGGTCGAGGTGCAGGGCGCCGCCCTGATCGAGGCTGAGCAGCGACTTGTCCCGCCGCGACGGAAGAATTGCCGTCACCGCACCGGCATGTGCCTTCAAGGTGTGGATGCGGTGCAGCCTCTTTTCACCTGAGTTCTCCTCGCCAACCACGGGAAACCAGGTCGAAAGCCCGCCCTGCGCGTCGCCGACCGCCAGGGAGATATCGCCGAAGACCAGCCCGAGGGCGGTCACGGGGCGGGGTTCGGCAAAGGCCGGCACCCGGTCGAGAAGCACAGGACTGCCCGCCTCTTCCAGATTCCAGCGCAGCAGAATGCCGCTGCCGGTGCCGACATAGAGGGCATGCCCCGTGTGGTCGAGGGTCAGGGCGGTGACCGTCTCGGCCGGAGCATCTTCCAGCACCTGTTCGTGGCGCTCTTCCGAGCGGTTGCCGAGGAAATCCTCAGTGATTTCCGTTTGCTCAACGAGCAGACGGTTGTCGGCGAGCAGACTCACCCGGGTCTGGCGCCCCTCAGCGTCGATGCGCGCCAGGGAGCGAACCGGATGCCCCGGCGCCGGCGGCGGGAAAAGGGCCAGCCGCTCGTGGTTGAAGACAACCTTGCGCCCCCCCTGTTCGTCGAACTGCGGCTGGAACCGGATCTGCTCGAGACTGAGCGAGCCGTCGCTCCAGAGCAGCTCATAGATGTGTCCGCCGTCATATTCGACCCCCCTCACCTGCGCTTCGGGGACCGGCGGCTCCAGGGTCAGCCGGTCGAACAGTTCTCCCCGGCGAGCTTCGAAAAAGGCGAAGCTGCCATCGCGGGAAATGGTGAACGCGCTCTCCAGATATTCGTCGAGGCCGACGGTCAGAACCTCTGCTGCCGGCACCTCCGGCGGCAGGGCAAAGCGGGAGAAGACCTCCGCCCGCGGTGCCTGGAAGAGCGGGACGGCAACCCGGACGATCAGCAGGAGAATGAAGATGACGCTGCCGATGACGGTCAGACCGCCGGCGCTGATCAGCCAGCGGGCCATACGGTCTCTTCGTTTGATTCGTTTCAGGAATTTGCTTTCCATGCTCTCCCGCATCCGGTGCTGACTGGACGCGACGAAGTCCTCCCCTTCGGACAT is a window encoding:
- a CDS encoding ABC transporter permease, with protein sequence MARWLISAGGLTVIGSVIFILLLIVRVAVPLFQAPRAEVFSRFALPPEVPAAEVLTVGLDEYLESAFTISRDGSFAFFEARRGELFDRLTLEPPVPEAQVRGVEYDGGHIYELLWSDGSLSLEQIRFQPQFDEQGGRKVVFNHERLALFPPPAPGHPVRSLARIDAEGRQTRVSLLADNRLLVEQTEITEDFLGNRSEERHEQVLEDAPAETVTALTLDHTGHALYVGTGSGILLRWNLEEAGSPVLLDRVPAFAEPRPVTALGLVFGDISLAVGDAQGGLSTWFPVVGEENSGEKRLHRIHTLKAHAGAVTAILPSRRDKSLLSLDQGGALHLDHMTSERHLLALEGAGALRHFAFSARGNGVFAVAADGQATLWTVDNPHPEVSLGTLFGKVWYEGYPAPAHVWQSSSASDDFEPKFSLTPLIFGTLKGTFYAMLLAVPLALFGAIYTSQFGSPRLRQMIKPTVEIMAAIPSVVIGFLAAL